In Thiothrix unzii, the sequence CATTCGGCTACCGTGCTGGCGAACAAACCCCGCGTTTGCGCCAGCCGTTAGCTGATTTGGTGGAATACCGTTAACTGTTTTTGAATGTGTCGCATTGACGCATATCACCGCTTTGTACGCCGCGCTGGAACCATTCCATGCGTTGGCGTGATGAGCCGTGGGTAAATGAGTCCGGGTTAACCCGCTTGCCAGACATGCCCTGCAAGCGGTCATCACCGATGGAGGCTGCGGCTTTGACCGCATCTTCAATGTCGTTGCTGTCGAGTTGAACGCTGGTTTGATTGGCGTGGTGCGCCCACACCCCTGCGTAACAATCGGCCTGCAATTCCAGCGCGACTGACAAGGCGTTACCGTCACGTTGACTCATGCGGGCTTGCAAGCGCGAGACTTCATCGGTAATGCCGAGTAAATTTTGGACGTGATGCCCGACTTCGTGCCCTAACACGTAAGCTTGCGCGAATTCACCGGATGCGCCCAGTGCTTTGAGTTCGCGGAAAAAGCTTAAATCAATGTAAACCTTGTTGTCGCCGGGGCAGTAAAATGGCCCGGAGGCTGCCGTCGAGAAACCGCACGCTGAATCAATTTCCCCCTCAAATAACGCTAGCTTCGGCTCTTGGTAACGCTTGCCCATTTGTTGAAACAGCGGGTTCCATACGTCTTCGGTTGTGCCTAAAACCACCGATA encodes:
- the ypfJ gene encoding KPN_02809 family neutral zinc metallopeptidase, coding for MRWRSGRQSNNVEDYRGSNRSGGGPGGFRIGLIGTAAIVLIGWYMGANPLQLIGLVGGANTLLGGIGGSETTSTTPQGGALSDDGGKFVSVVLGTTEDVWNPLFQQMGKRYQEPKLALFEGEIDSACGFSTAASGPFYCPGDNKVYIDLSFFRELKALGASGEFAQAYVLGHEVGHHVQNLLGITDEVSRLQARMSQRDGNALSVALELQADCYAGVWAHHANQTSVQLDSNDIEDAVKAAASIGDDRLQGMSGKRVNPDSFTHGSSRQRMEWFQRGVQSGDMRQCDTFKNS